A single window of Nicotiana tomentosiformis chromosome 1, ASM39032v3, whole genome shotgun sequence DNA harbors:
- the LOC104104656 gene encoding probable ribosome-binding factor A, chloroplastic: MQHLVIQIPRLRPLPPSTQCLFPATMSSSPSVFTAKPLSLRQFNSPVLITHSKSVKLRFIRCMANPRRVKMVAKQIQRELSDMLLTDKVLQYAVLPEAALGADRYLSSLTTISDVEVSTDLQVVKVYVSVFGDERGKEVALSGLKSKAKYVRSELGRRMKLRLTPEIRFIEDESLERGSRVLAILDRIKDENENKNAPSGASDNNDQSDDDGDWEGDDPDDEGIIYVK, from the exons ATGCAGCACCTCGTAATCCAAATTCCACGTTTACGTCCTCTCCCGCCGTCCACACAATGCCTCTTTCCGGCAACAATGAGTTCGTCTCCGTCGGTTTTCACGGCGAAGCCTCTCAGTCTCCGGCAATTCAACTCTCCAGTGCTGATAACCCACAGCAAGAGTGTAAAACTTCGGTTCATTAGATGTATGGCGAATCCTCGGAGAGTTAAAATGGTGGCTAAACAGATACAAAGAGAGCTCTCCGACATGTTACTTACGGATAAGGTGTTACAGTACGCTGTTCTACCTGAAGCTGCTCTTGGTGCGGATCGATACCTTTCTTCGCTTACTACTATCAGTGATGTTGAAGTTTCAACGGATTTGCAG GTTGTAAAGGTCTATGTCTCTGTGTTTGGAGATGAAAGAGGTAAAGAAGTGGCTTTGTCTGGCTTGAAGTCAAAAGCAAAATATGTAAGGAGTGAGCTAGGTAGGCGAATGAAGTTGCGACTGACTCCCGAGATTCGTTTCATTGAAGATGAGTCCCTTGAACGAGGAAGCAGA GTACTTGCTATATTGGACAGGATTAAGGATGAGAACGAGAACAAGAATGCACCATCCGGAGCTTCCGATAACAATGACCAAAGCGATGATGATGGGGATTGGGAGGGTGACGACCCCGATGATGAAGGCATTATTTATGTGAAATAG